The DNA region GCCTACCTGCGCGGAGCGCCCTCGCTTGGGCCCGACGGACCGAGTGAGATCCGCCTCGCTCTGGTCGTCATGGTTCGAGGATGTCATGGTATGGCGCCAATTCTTCGTAAAGGAATGTTGTCTACCTGGCTAGCGCCAGTGATTGTAACTACAGTCCGAGTCGAAAGAAGTCGAGGGACCAATTTACCAAGCATTGCGGCAGCGACCAGTTGGAGCCACCGTTCGTCCCATCGACGTGATTGCCCTGCGAACAGAGATCGAGACCTCTTACCGTTACGCCCGCCCAAGCAATTATCCATGCCGGCGCCAACGTGTCCGGGGGCCATAAATCGCAGTTCCTAGCGCGCAAACCAGAAGCGCCAAGATAACGATGCCCCAATGCGAGACCGCGGGGATGGGGTTGCAGTTGCCGCTGGCACAGGCTATGTCAACGGCCAGCAGGAATGGTGAGAGCTCCGTTACCGTGCCGCAGATGATATTGGCGGTGGTGTCCGGATTATCAGGCGGTGCCGGATCGGTCACGTTTTCCCAAGCGCCGTCCACAAAATGCCAGAGCGTAATGAATTCTTCGTCTGGGCAGGCCACGTCATCATAAGTTAGGCAGACTGAGATGTTCCCGGCAACCGTTGCGGTGGTCGACACATCAAAATACTGGGGCGGATCGCATGCTTGCCGGAAACCTGCAGGCGGATCTTCGCCGACGGAACTCTCGGTAATCGTTGTTTCACCAGCAACGATTACGGATTCGAAAGTCACTGTGTGACCACCTGCTGCAGCCTCTACATTCGTGCCGCATGCCGTATTTCCGGGGGATGAGGCATCGCACATTGCATACTTCAGACGTCGAATCGTAGGAAAGCCGAAACTGGGATCGGTGGCGCCCGGCAGACCCGTGTTGGCAAATATCAGGTGAGGTGGTACATCGTTGGACGCGATGGTCCCAAGTCCACCGGGGCCAACGTTTCTACCTCCAATGGTAAAGACGTTGCCGCGCGCTGTATTCATCGCCGTTATCGCAGCTACATTCAGTTCGATCTCGATCAGGCTGCCTTCGTCGGCGGCACTGATTTGCTGAAAACCAAAAGTCGGCCCGTCGGCGAGGTCGTTGTACACTGACTCCGAAAACGGGCGAATCGTGCCGGCCAGGAAGTCATAGCCGAAACTATCCGGGTCTGATGTGACCTCGTGGAGAACGAAGAGTTGCGAATCCGTTTCATACTCGGTTGGCACAACATGCGCGCCCACCGGATATTCCAGGACGAGTTTGGCGCTGATGATCTCGTTGTAGACTCTCAGCAAGTCAAACTTAAAGTAGTTGTTGTACTCAACGGCCACGCAAGGGCAGGAGATGTCGCAAGGGCAGCCGGGCGTGTTGGCATCACGACTGGCCCAAATGGGCCCCACCCACGCGACTTCCGCTGCTGGGCCTGCTGCGGTATCGGACCCGAGGGTTCCACTGTCAAATGCATTATTAGCAAAGTTCGTGCCGGTGTTGCGCAGTCTTCGAACAGCTGCAAGGCAATCCATTCTGCCGTGGCCCGCGGTGTTGTCCGGTCCGCCCGCCTCGATGTCGTCGGCCGTGTCGTCGAGAACCTGAGCGACCTGGGCGGGGCTGAGCCAGGGGCGAGCCTGGAGCAAGAGCGCGGCGCAGCCAGCAACGTGCGGCGCGGCTGCCGAGGTACCCGGAAAACAGCTTGTACTCGACGGTAGCCCGGGACAACCCGTATACCCAAAGCCCCCGGCTCCGGAGATCTGCACGAAACTCGCGGCCGCGATGTCGGGCTTCATCCAAGTCAATTCGAATGGGATGATTTGCTTGACAGGTCCACGACTACTCGAGGCATCGATCGAATCCGCAGAACCAGGCATCAAGCCATTGCCATGCGCACCAACCGCATAGATCTCTTCCGCTCGCGATGCACCATTAATGCTTCCCGCGGATACGAGGTATTGCCAATCCGTGGTGCCCGCTCCGCGGAGATCGAAGAATACGTCGGGATCGCCGGTCGTCGCATCAACGACGACATTGACAAAACTGTTGGGGCTTACCGTGGTATCAATGCACTCGATCGGGTCATCATCGCCGTCTTGGGGGTCGGTACTTGAATCAAGCAGGTTGCCGCTCTCGCCCAGCAGGTACAAATCCAGGTTGATACTCGCAGATCCGTAAGGCTCTGCCCATTGCAGGCAGATAGTTACGGCGCCGGACGGCGGAGCCTTCATACGTAATTGCCAATTGAATGGGGCAAATCGATGCGGGCGGTTGTACGTATTCGGGCCCAAGGTCACGTTCACCGAGGGGCCATTGAATTCCTCTTCGTAGTGCCGCTGGGCACGATTTCCCGCCGACGCGGTGTAGAATACACCCTGTTCTACCGCATCGATCTTGGCCTGGGTGACGGGTCCGGGCTCGAATAGTCGATGCGCGCTTGATGTAAGGTCATCAACAATGATTGTGGCTCCGGCGTCGACCAAGGCTCTGACGGCGTTGATGAAATCAGGCTCGAATAAGCCGGAGTGAAACATCAAATTCGCGCCCGGTGCCATGTCAGCGATGATCTCGAGCATCGCCGTGCCTTCGTTGTACCTTCGCGAAGCGTCTGTATAGTCGCTCAGCACATCTACCGTAACGAGGTCTCCCGTGGAAATGGCGTCTGCCAAGTCATTAACACCGTCGGATATCACGCCCACCGTCTGACCGGTGCCGTCATAGCCGAACATTGTGCGGACTTGGTCGGCGCCATGAAGTGCATCCCCTTCAGTTGTGGCACTCCCCAGATCACTTGTCAGCGGAGCCGCGTCAAAGATCCTCCGTACGTCGTTACGCTCTGCAATGGCTTGCAGCTTGTCAACGGGTATCCAAGCGACCAGCAAGCCGTAACCCTTTGCTCGGCTGTGGAGACGGCCTCCCAACGACGCGAGATACGGGGCATCAAACGAATCCACCGAGTCGACGCGCATTTCGACCAAGAGTCGAGCACGATCGTCGATACGCACGTGAGGTGTGGCATACTTCGGTGCTAGGTGGGGCTGCTGAACGATCTCGTCTTCCATGAGTCGCTCGTATCGATCCAGCACCATGCTGTTAAGCTTACGCTGCCAACGCGGGAGCGATTGTTTGTGCAACCGATTTTCCGCCACTGTTCGTCGTGGAAGCTGATTTTCCGGCACGCCCATCTGACGGGCTGCTTCACGTGCCTCCACCACCGCGGGGGAATAAATCCTATGTTTCTCGTTCGCGATGGCCCCAAAAGGAAAAATGAGCTGAACCGCCGCTGCCGATATGATCAAGCCGATGTTGCAACGCTCTTTATTCGTTTGACGCTCCATGGATGACCTCCATGCTTGCCGCGCAGGGGTCACGAGCGAATGGACTTGACTGCGCCGCCTGGATTGAATCGGCCCACCCTCTCCTCAGATTCCCCCGTCAATGTCAGCAATGTATCTCCAGCCATTGAGCAATGTAACCGATTCGTAAGCGTTTGGTAACGCTTTGCCCTGCAAATTCTGACCGAAAGGCGCATTTCGGCGGCTAAACTACGACTTGAGGCGTCCTGCGTTTCGTGAATCCACAGCAGCGTCACGCCCGGGCTACGGATGCTCTTCCCAGAGCCGTGGAGTGAAGCAAAGAGATTATCCACAAGTCGCCTGGAATACCTATTTTGACGGCGTGCAGGCGAAAACTACAGATTCATGAGCGTGTCATTTTGCCCAGTTCGGAAGCTCGTGCTTGCACCCGCCCCAAGCGCTTGCGGTCGCGGTTCTCGAATTCGATCCCCGACACTCCCGACGGCCCAGTAGGAAACGACATGGCCCTGTCCATCCTATGATAAACGGCCATGCTATCGCTCACGACATTGTGTACTCTCTTGCGCGAATTCTCGCCATTTGGGCTGAGCACGGTCCGGGCCGCAGCGAGGTACGACGCGATGGAGCTCTTGCTCCCTGTGCATCCCGAAAAGTCCATCCCACCACTCAAACAGGTACGTGTGGCGGAGGATCAATGAATCGGACAGCCAAAAAGTTGGGTTTGTGCGGACGATCGGACAGCAGATACGCCGATCCTTCGCTGAGTGCGCAGTACGCTCCTGGCGAAGGCAACAATGAACTGAAGGCGAATCGAGGATTCAGGCGGCTCGGCGATACCGATGATGCAAGCCCCCGACCTGCGGAACGGCGACGAGTCGCCCCTTCGATGGTGGCTCAACTTCTCGCGAGATCGGCGCGTTTCGACCAAGCGAAAGATGCGTGCGGGCTTCGTGGTAGTACTGAAAGTAGTCGTGCAGAATTCTTCGAAGGTGGCGCTCGTTAAGCACGATCACATGGTCAAGACACTCTCGCCTTATTGAACCGATCACTCTTTCGGCGAACGCATTCTGCCTTGGCGAGCGCGGCGCGATCATAACTTCTTCTATCCTCAGGCCCTCGACGCGCTTGCGAAATGCTTAGCCGTAAACCCCATCGCGATCTCGAATCAGGAACCGTGGCACCTCGTCGAACGGAAACGCCTCTACGACCTGCTGGGCCGTCCACTCGGCTGTCGGGTGCGAGGAAACGTTGAAGTGGGCCACTCGACGCCGGTCGTGGCGAAGCACAACAAACGTGAAC from Phycisphaerae bacterium includes:
- a CDS encoding S8 family serine peptidase encodes the protein MERQTNKERCNIGLIISAAAVQLIFPFGAIANEKHRIYSPAVVEAREAARQMGVPENQLPRRTVAENRLHKQSLPRWQRKLNSMVLDRYERLMEDEIVQQPHLAPKYATPHVRIDDRARLLVEMRVDSVDSFDAPYLASLGGRLHSRAKGYGLLVAWIPVDKLQAIAERNDVRRIFDAAPLTSDLGSATTEGDALHGADQVRTMFGYDGTGQTVGVISDGVNDLADAISTGDLVTVDVLSDYTDASRRYNEGTAMLEIIADMAPGANLMFHSGLFEPDFINAVRALVDAGATIIVDDLTSSAHRLFEPGPVTQAKIDAVEQGVFYTASAGNRAQRHYEEEFNGPSVNVTLGPNTYNRPHRFAPFNWQLRMKAPPSGAVTICLQWAEPYGSASINLDLYLLGESGNLLDSSTDPQDGDDDPIECIDTTVSPNSFVNVVVDATTGDPDVFFDLRGAGTTDWQYLVSAGSINGASRAEEIYAVGAHGNGLMPGSADSIDASSSRGPVKQIIPFELTWMKPDIAAASFVQISGAGGFGYTGCPGLPSSTSCFPGTSAAAPHVAGCAALLLQARPWLSPAQVAQVLDDTADDIEAGGPDNTAGHGRMDCLAAVRRLRNTGTNFANNAFDSGTLGSDTAAGPAAEVAWVGPIWASRDANTPGCPCDISCPCVAVEYNNYFKFDLLRVYNEIISAKLVLEYPVGAHVVPTEYETDSQLFVLHEVTSDPDSFGYDFLAGTIRPFSESVYNDLADGPTFGFQQISAADEGSLIEIELNVAAITAMNTARGNVFTIGGRNVGPGGLGTIASNDVPPHLIFANTGLPGATDPSFGFPTIRRLKYAMCDASSPGNTACGTNVEAAAGGHTVTFESVIVAGETTITESSVGEDPPAGFRQACDPPQYFDVSTTATVAGNISVCLTYDDVACPDEEFITLWHFVDGAWENVTDPAPPDNPDTTANIICGTVTELSPFLLAVDIACASGNCNPIPAVSHWGIVILALLVCALGTAIYGPRTRWRRHG
- a CDS encoding integrase core domain-containing protein, producing MIAPRSPRQNAFAERVIGSIRRECLDHVIVLNERHLRRILHDYFQYYHEARTHLSLGRNAPISREVEPPSKGRLVAVPQVGGLHHRYRRAA